The proteins below come from a single Seriola aureovittata isolate HTS-2021-v1 ecotype China chromosome 23, ASM2101889v1, whole genome shotgun sequence genomic window:
- the LOC130164436 gene encoding immunoglobulin kappa light chain-like: MTSAQFVFCLTCLFLGRMVQATDQKLSSSVHQERSFVSANVGESLTLQCFFDNADLPTLYWYKQSVGQKPRLISTLFASNTNGSFHYEFKNNPRFTLDTGIGQNHLKITDLRISDSATYYCAKMTSIVIEFDEGATVSVKGSGLNIQASVHQSGSETIQPGGSVTLSCTVHTGTCDGEHSVYWFKDSEESHPGLIYTHGDRNDQCERKPETQTQTCVYNLPMQSLNLSHAGTYYCAVASCGHILFGNRNKLDFEDEEHSLVLVYLLSGALAFTTILVVLLASFIYKMKKTNSFLSESQTRSSSSRADAEGYRDANNLHYAALNVKVPNRSSRQRDNAKTECVYSSVRQ; this comes from the exons ATGACATCTGCACAGTTTGTCTTCTGCCTGACATGTTTGTTCTTGGGGAGAATGg TTCAGGCGACTGATCAGAAATTGTCCTCATCTGTTCATCAAGAGAGAAGTTTTGTATCGGCTAATGTTGGTGAAAGCTTGACTTTACAATGTTTCTTTGACAATGCTGATTTACCAACGCTTTACTGGTACAAGCAAAGTGTGGGACAGAAACCAAGGCTCATCTCGACCCTATTTGCTTCTAATACAAATGGAAGTTTTCATTATGAATTCAAGAACAATCCACGTTTCACTCTGGACACTGGAATTGGTCAAAATCACTTAAAAATAACAGACCTGCGTATATCAGACTCCGCTACTTACTACTGTGCAAAAATGACTTCAATTGTTATTGAATTTGATGAGGGAGCTACTGTCAGTGTGAAGGGTTCAGGTTTGAACATCCAGGCTTCGGTCCATCAGTCCGGATCTGAGACCATCCAGCCAGGAGGCTCTGTGACTCTCAgctgtacagtacacactggGACCTGTGATGGAGAACACAGTGTTTACTGGTTCAAAGACTCTGAAGAATCTCATCCAGGACTCATTTACACTCATGGAGACAGGAACGATCAGTGTGAGAGGAaacctgagacacaaacacaaacctgtgtcTACAACTTGCCGATGCAGAGCCTGAATCTTTCTCATGCTGGGACCTACTACTGTGCTGTTGCCTCATGTGGACACATACTGTTTGGAAACAGGAACAAACTGGACTTTGAGG ATGAGGAACACTCTCTTGTCTTGGTGTATTTGTTGAGCGGAGCTTTGGCATTCACCACCATCCTGGTTGTTTTACTGGCTTCCTTCATTTACAAGATGAAGAAAACCAACAGCTTCCTATCAG AGTCACAAACAAGATCTTCATCCTCCAGAGCAGATGCAGAG GGTTACCGAGATGCAAACAATCTCCATTACGCTGCCTTAAATGTGAAAGTGCCCAACAGATCAAGCAGACAGAGGGACAACGCCAAGACTGAATGTGTGTACtccagtgttaggcagtag
- the LOC130164437 gene encoding immunoglobulin kappa light chain-like, with product MTSAQFVFCLTCLFLGRMVQATDQKFSSSVHQERSFIAANVGESLTLQCFFDDNDLPKLYWYKQSVGQTPRLLSTLYVFTRNGSFHYEFKNNPRFTLDTGIGQNHLKITDLRISDSATYYCAKMTSIVIEFDEGATVSVKGSGLNIQASVHQSGSETIQPGGSVTLNCTVHTGTCDGEHSVYWFKDSEESHPGLIYTHGDRNDQCEKKPETQTQTCVYNLPMQSLNLSHAGTYYCAVASCGHILFGNRNKLDFEDEEHSLVLVYLLSGALTFTTILVVLLASFIYKMKKTNSFLSESQTRSSASRADAEGYRDADNLHYAALNVKVPNRSSRQRDNTKTECVYSSVRQ from the exons ATGACATCTGCACAGTTTGTCTTCTGCCTGACATGTTTGTTCTTGGGGAGAATGg TTCAGGCGACTGATCAGAAATTCTCCTCATCTGTTCATCAAGAGAGAAGTTTTATAGCAGCTAATGTTGGTGAAAGCTTGACTTTACAATGTTTCTTTGACGATAATGATTTACCAAAACTTTACTGGTACAAGCAAAGTGTGGGACAGACACCAAGGCTCCTCTCGACCCTATATGTCTTTACAAGAAATGGAAGTTTTCATTATGAATTCAAGAACAATCCACGTTTCACTCTGGACACTGGAATTGGTCAAAATCACTTAAAAATAACAGACCTGCGTATATCAGACTCCGCTACTTACTACTGTGCAAAAATGACTTCAATTGTTATTGAATTTGATGAGGGAGCTACTGTCAGTGTGAAGGGTTCAGGTTTGAACATCCAGGCTTCGGTCCATCAGTCCGGATCTGAGACCATCCAGCCAGGAGGCTCTGTGACTCTCaactgtacagtacacactggGACCTGTGATGGAGAACACAGTGTTTACTGGTTCAAAGACTCTGAAGAATCTCATCCAGGACTCATTTACACTCATGGAGACAGGAACGATCAGTGTGAGAAGAaacctgagacacaaacacaaacctgtgtcTACAACTTGCCGATGCAGAGCCTGAATCTTTCTCATGCTGGGACCTACTACTGTGCTGTTGCCTCATGTGGACACATACTGTTTGGAAACAGGAACAAACTGGACTTTGAGG ATGAGGAACACTCTCTTGTCTTGGTGTATTTGTTGAGCGGAGCTTTGACATTCACCACCATCCTGGTTGTTTTACTGGCTTCCTTCATTTACAAGATGAAGAAAACCAACAGCTTCCTATCAG AGTCACAAACAAGATCTTCAGCCTCCAGAGCAGATGCAGAG GGTTACCGAGATGCAGACAATCTCCATTACGCAGCCTTAAATGTGAAAGTGCCCAACAGATCAAGCAGACAGAGGGACAACACCAAGACTGAATGTGTGTACtccagtgttaggcagtag
- the LOC130164435 gene encoding immunoglobulin kappa light chain-like: protein MTSAQFVFCLTCLFLGRMVQVTDQKFSSSVRQERSFVSANVGESLTLQCVIKNNDATRMYWYKQSLGQKPRLISTLYAFNRNTTFHDEFKNDPRFTLDSGIGQNHLNITDLRISDSATYYCAKRTSFITEFEEGATVSVKGSGLNIQASVHQSGSETIQPGGSVTLSCTVHTGTCDGEHSVYWFKDSEESHPGLIYTHGDRNDQCEKKPETQTQTCVYNLPMQSLNLSHAGTYYCAVASCGHILFGNGTKLDVEDEEHSLVLVYLLSGALTFTTILVVLLASFIYKMKKTNSFLSESQTRSSSSRADAEGYRDADSLHYAALNVKVPNRSSRQRDNTKTECVYSSVRQ from the exons ATGACATCTGCACAGTTTGTCTTCTGCCTGACATGTTTGTTCTTGGGGAGAATGg TTCAGGTGACTGATCAGAAATTCTCCTCATCTGTTCGTCAAGAGAGAAGTTTTGTATCGGCTAATGTTGGTGAAAGCTTGACTTTACAAtgtgtgattaaaaataatgatgcaACACGGATGTACTGGTACAAGCAAAGTTTGGGACAGAAACCAAGGCTCATCTCGACCCTATATGCTTTTAATAGAAATACAACATTTCATGATGAATTCAAGAATGATCCACGTTTCACTCTGGACAGTGGAATTGGTCAAAATCACTTAAATATAACAGATCTGCGCATATCAGACTCAGCTACTTACTACTGCGCCAAAAGGACTTCATTCATTACTGAATTTGAGGAGGGAGCTACTGTCAGTGTGAAGGGTTCAGGTTTGAACATCCAGGCTTCGGTCCATCAGTCCGGATCTGAGACCATCCAGCCAGGAGGCTCTGTGACTCTCAgctgtacagtacacactggGACCTGTGATGGAGAACACAGTGTTTACTGGTTCAAAGACTCTGAAGAATCTCATCCAGGACTCATTTACACTCATGGAGACAGGAACGATCAGTGTGAGAAGAaacctgagacacaaacacaaacctgtgtcTACAACTTGCCGATGCAGAGCCTGAATCTTTCTCATGCTGGGACCTACTACTGTGCTGTTGCCTCATGTGGACACATACTGTTTGGAAACGGGACCAAGCTGGACGTTGAGG ATGAGGAACACTCTCTTGTCTTGGTGTATTTGTTGAGCGGAGCTTTGACATTCACCACCATCCTGGTTGTTTTACTGGCTTCCTTCATTTACAAGATGAAGAAAACCAACAGCTTCCTATCAG AGTCACAAACAAGATCTTCATCCTCCAGAGCAGATGCAGAG GGTTACCGAGATGCAGACAGTCTCCATTACGCTGCCTTAAATGTGAAAGTGCCCAACAGATCAAGCAGACAGAGGGACAACACCAAGACTGAATGTGTGTACtccagtgttaggcagtag
- the LOC130164858 gene encoding immunoglobulin kappa light chain-like — MVQATDQKVSSSVHQERSFVSANVGESLTLQCVIKNNDATRMYWYKQSVGQKPRLISTLFASNTNGIFHDEFKNNPRFTLDSGIGKKHLKITDLHISDSATYYCAKSTSVIIEFDEGATVSVKGSGLNIQASVHQFGSETIQPGGSVTLNCTVHTGTCDGEHSVYWFKDSEESHPGLIYNHGDRNDQCERKPETHTQTCVYNLPMKRLNHSHAGTYYCAVASCGHILFGDGTKLEFEYEEHSLVLVYLLSGALTFTTILVVLLASFIYKMKKTNSFLSESQTRSSSSRANAEGYRDADNLHYAALNVKVPNRSSRQRDNTKTECVYSSVRQ, encoded by the exons ATGg TTCAGGCAACTGATCAGAAAGTCTCCTCATCTGTTCATCAAGAGAGAAGTTTTGTATCGGCTAATGTTGGTGAAAGCTTGACTCTACAAtgtgtaattaaaaataatgatgcaACAAGGATGTACTGGTACAAGCAAAGTGTGGGACAGAAACCAAGGCTCATCTCGACCCTATTTGCTTCTAATACAAATGGAATTTTTCATGATGAATTCAAGAACAATCCACGTTTCACTCTGGACAGTGGAATCGgtaaaaaacacttaaaaataacaGACCTGCATATATCAGACTCAGCTACTTACTACTGTGCCAAAAGTACTTCAGTTATTATTGAATTTGATGAGGGAGCTACTGTCAGTGTGAAGGGTTCAGGTTTGAACATCCAGGCTTCGGTCCATCAGTTCGGATCTGAGACCATCCAGCCAGGAGGTTCTGTGACTCTCaactgtacagtacacactggGACCTGTGATGGAGAACACAGTGTTTACTGGTTCAAAGACTCTGAAGAGTCTCATCCAGGACTCATTTACAATCATGGAGACAGGAACGATCAGTGTGAGAGgaaacctgaaacacacacacaaacctgtgttTACAACTTGCCCATGAAGAGGCTGAATCATTCTCATGCTGGGACGTACTACTGTGCTGTTGCCTCATGTGGACACATACTGTTTGGAGACGGGACCAAGCTGGAGTTTGAGT ATGAGGAACACTCTCTTGTCTTGGTGTATTTGTTGAGCGGAGCTTTGACATTCACCACCATCCTGGTTGTTTTACTGGCTTCCTTCATTTACAAGATGAAGAAAACCAACAGCTTCCTATCAG AGTCACAAACAAGATCTTCATCCTCCAGAGCAAATGCAGAG GGTTACCGAGATGCAGACAATCTCCATTACGCtgctttaaatgtgaaagtgCCCAACAGATCAAGCAGACAGAGGGACAACACCAAGACTGAATGTGTGTACtccagtgttaggcagtag
- the LOC130164439 gene encoding uncharacterized protein LOC130164439: MMTSPVFAFYLTCLFLAKSAQMADLKSPAPVPQEKSFVSAHVGDKVNLRCFFGSLTKRLYWYKQSLGQKPRLISSFYKHDLNSTFHNEFKSDSRFTLDTENGKNHLTITDLRTSDSATYCCVTYLYTLEFLDSIILSVGGSGLNIQASVHQSGSEILQPGGSVTLSCTVHTGTCDGEHSVYWFKDSEESHPGLIYTHGDRNDQCERKPETQTQTCVYNLPMQSLNLSHAGTYYCAVASCGHILFGDGTKLDFEDKVDLMYFSYGAWVFTTILSVLLAFSLCMMAKRNSCRSPESQPAFTAPSTANAEGYQHALNLYYAALSINLTNRSRRQRDQTWTECVYHSIKK; the protein is encoded by the exons ATGATGACTTCTCCAGTGTTTGCCTTCTATCTCACGTGTCTGTTCTTGGCGAAATCGG CTCAGATGGCTGATCTGAAATCGCCGGCACCTGTTCCCCAAGAGAAAAGTTTTGTATCAGCTCATGTTGGCGACAAGGTGAATTTGCGGTGTTTCTTTGGAAGTTTGACTAAGAGGCTTTACTGGTACAAGCAAAGTCTGGGACAGAAGCCAAGGCTCATCTCTAGCTTCTATAAACATGATCTCAATAGCACTTTTCATAATGAATTCAAGAGCGATTCACGCTTCACACTAGACAcagaaaatggtaaaaatcACTTGACAATCACAGATTTACGCACATCAGACTCAGCCACTTACTGCTGTGTTACTTATTTATACACATTAGAATTCTTGGATAGCATTATTCTCAGTGTAGGGGGTTCAGGTTTGAATATCCAGGCTTCGGTCCATCAGTCCGGATCTGAGATCCTCCAGCCAGGAGGCTCTGTGACTCTCAgctgtacagtacacactggGACCTGTGATGGAGAACACAGTGTTTACTGGTTCAAAGACTCTGAAGAATCTCATCCAGGACTCATTTACACTCATGGAGACAGGAACGATCAGTGTGAGAGGAaacctgagacacaaacacaaacctgtgtcTACAACTTGCCGATGCAGAGCCTGAATCTTTCTCATGCTGGGACCTACTACTGTGCTGTTGCCTCATGTGGACACATACTGTTTGGAGACGGGACCAAGCTGGACTTTGAGG ATAAAGTTGACTTGATGTATTTCTCATATGGAGCCTGGGTGTTCACCACCATCCTGAGTGTTTTACTGGCTTTCTCATTGTGCATGATGGCCAAGAGAAACAGCTGTCGATCTCCAG AGTCTCAACCAGCATTTACCGCTCCCTCCACAGCAAATGCAGAG GGTTACCAACACGCACTAAACCTCTATTATGCTGCTTTAAGCATTAACCTGACCAACAGATCAAGAAGACAGAGGGATCAAACCTGGACTGAATGTGTGTACCACAGCATAAAGAAGTAG
- the LOC130164440 gene encoding immunoglobulin kappa light chain-like: MTSAQFVFCLTCLFLGRMVQATDQKVSSSVHQERSFVSANVGESLTLQCFFDNADLPTLYWYKQSVGQTPRLLSTVYAFNRNGSFHDEFKKNTRFSLDTENGKNHLKISDLRTSDSATYYCASSYSVKFEFGEGATVSVKGSGLNSQALVHQSGSETIQPGGSVTLSCTVHTGTCDGEHSVYWFKDSEDSHPGLIYTHGDRNDQCERKPETQTQTCVYNLPMQRLNLSHAGTYYCAVASCGHILFGNGNKLDFEYEEHSLVLVYFLSGALAFTTILVVLLASFIYKMKKTNSFLSESQTRSSSSRADGEGYQDADNLHYAALNVKVPNRSSRQRDNTKTECVYSSVRQ, encoded by the exons ATGACATCTGCACAGTTTGTCTTCTGCCTGACATGTTTGTTCTTGGGGAGAATGg TTCAGGCGACTGATCAGAAAGTCTCCTCATCTGTTCATCAAGAGAGAAGTTTTGTATCGGCTAATGTTGGTGAAAGCTTGACTTTACAATGTTTCTTTGACAATGCTGATTTACCAACGCTTTACTGGTACAAGCAAAGTGTGGGACAGACACCAAGGCTACTCTCTACCGTATATGCTTTTAATAGAAATGGAAGTTTTCATGATGAATTCAAAAAAAATACACGTTTCTCGCTGGACACTGAAAATGGTAAAAATCATTTGAAGATCTCAGATTTACGCACGTCAGACTCAGCTACTTACTACTGTGCAAGTAGCTATTCAGTAAAATTTGAATTTGGGGAGGGAGCTACTGTCAGTGTGAAGGGTTCAGGACTGAACAGCCAAGCTTTGGTCCATCAGTCCGGATCTGAGACCATCCAGCCAGGAGGCTCTGTGACTCTCAgctgtacagtacacactggGACCTGTGATGGAGAACACAGTGTTTACTGGTTCAAAGACTCTGAAGATTCTCATCCAGGACTCATTTACACTCATGGAGACAGGAACGATCAGTGTGAGAGGAaacctgagacacaaacacaaacctgtgtcTACAACTTGCCGATGCAGAGGCTGAATCTTTCTCATGCTGGGACCTACTACTGTGCTGTTGCCTCATGTGGACACATACTGTTTGGAAACGGGAACAAACTGGACTTTGAGT ATGAGGAACACTCTCTTGTCTTGGTGTATTTCTTGAGCGGAGCTTTGGCATTCACCACCATCCTGGTTGTTTTACTGGCTTCCTTCATTTACAAGATGAAGAAAACCAACAGCTTCCTATCAG AGTCACAAACAAGATCTTCATCCTCCAGAGCAGACGGAGAG GGTTACCAAGATGCAGACAATCTCCATTACGCtgctttaaatgtgaaagtgCCCAACAGATCAAGCAGACAGAGGGACAACACCAAGACTGAATGTGTGTACtccagtgttaggcagtag